The Corynebacterium pseudopelargi genome contains a region encoding:
- the rpmH gene encoding 50S ribosomal protein L34: MAKGKRTFQPNNRRRARKHGFRTRMRTRAGRAIVAARRQKGRAKLTA; encoded by the coding sequence AAGGGAAAGCGCACTTTCCAGCCCAATAACCGTCGTCGTGCTCGCAAGCACGGTTTCCGCACCCGTATGCGTACCCGTGCCGGTCGCGCCATCGTGGCTGCTCGTCGCCAGAAGGGCCGCGCAAAGCTCACCGCATAA